In Nocardia asteroides, the following proteins share a genomic window:
- a CDS encoding family 2 encapsulin nanocompartment cargo protein terpene cyclase produces MSILTRAAAPRASTELAATVAALLHDATAPATLFPRLGTSASTLPRPVSPQPAVRIAPMRLPGPTGVGTSGLWRSPADSAPQSTAPQSTAPQRIPTLYCPPPERDDPALAEAVNVGLLTWAAEIGLYEGRLDELGKADFGRLIMLAHPDCDDPDLLLGAAKCAVAEWSVDDYYCEEDAPGDTAPDGTPSSAAAELGPRLELAAAAMDPAHLPARYAPRLELAMQADPILRAFRTSFAHLAGYASPAQLARLRTEIAGWFIALGAEAGWRTADRMPPVWEYLTNRQPHSFLPCMAPIDVVGGYELGAPDYTEPAVRRVVTTAALAAQMVNDLYSMAREDLSNGREFNLPTVLAAEEGCSRADAVVRTAQIHDELMHRFEREAAPLAAAGSPELRRFLAGLWAWMGGNRAWHADSRRYHDIAPGEDDR; encoded by the coding sequence GTGTCGATCCTCACCAGGGCGGCGGCGCCGCGCGCGAGCACCGAGCTCGCCGCCACCGTGGCCGCCCTGCTGCACGACGCGACCGCACCCGCGACCCTGTTCCCCCGTCTCGGCACCTCGGCGTCGACACTCCCCCGGCCGGTCTCGCCGCAGCCCGCGGTCCGGATCGCGCCGATGCGGCTGCCCGGCCCGACCGGCGTCGGCACCTCGGGGCTGTGGCGGTCCCCCGCCGACTCCGCGCCGCAAAGTACCGCGCCGCAAAGTACCGCGCCGCAACGGATTCCGACGCTGTACTGCCCGCCGCCCGAACGCGACGATCCCGCCCTGGCCGAAGCCGTCAACGTCGGCTTGCTGACCTGGGCCGCCGAGATCGGGCTCTACGAGGGCAGGCTCGACGAGCTCGGCAAGGCCGACTTCGGCCGCCTGATCATGCTCGCCCACCCCGACTGCGACGACCCCGATCTGCTGCTCGGCGCCGCGAAATGCGCGGTCGCCGAATGGTCGGTCGACGACTACTACTGCGAGGAGGACGCCCCTGGCGACACCGCACCCGACGGCACCCCGTCCAGCGCCGCCGCCGAACTCGGGCCCCGGCTCGAACTCGCCGCCGCCGCCATGGACCCGGCGCATCTGCCCGCCCGGTACGCACCCCGGCTCGAGCTGGCCATGCAGGCCGACCCGATCCTGCGCGCGTTCCGCACCTCGTTCGCGCACCTGGCCGGCTACGCGAGCCCGGCGCAGCTGGCGCGGTTACGCACCGAGATCGCGGGCTGGTTCATCGCGCTCGGCGCCGAGGCGGGCTGGCGCACCGCCGACCGCATGCCCCCGGTCTGGGAATACCTGACCAACCGGCAACCGCACAGTTTCCTGCCCTGCATGGCACCCATCGACGTGGTCGGCGGCTACGAACTCGGCGCCCCCGACTACACCGAACCCGCCGTGCGCCGGGTCGTCACCACCGCGGCGCTGGCCGCGCAGATGGTGAACGACCTGTATTCCATGGCGCGCGAGGACCTTTCGAACGGCCGGGAGTTCAACCTGCCCACGGTCCTCGCCGCCGAGGAAGGGTGCAGCCGCGCCGACGCGGTAGTGCGGACCGCGCAGATCCACGACGAACTGATGCACCGATTCGAACGCGAGGCCGCCCCGCTGGCCGCCGCGGGCTCACCCGAGCTGCGCCGCTTCCTGGCCGGCCTGTGGGCCTGGATGGGCGGCAATCGCGCCTGGCACGCCGACAGCAGGCGCTACCACGATATCGCTCCAGGAGAGGACGACCGATGA